One Phaseolus vulgaris cultivar G19833 chromosome 4, P. vulgaris v2.0, whole genome shotgun sequence DNA window includes the following coding sequences:
- the LOC137837251 gene encoding protein COFACTOR ASSEMBLY OF COMPLEX C SUBUNIT B CCB1, chloroplastic: MVVTKALLAPHPHPLCSLPVSTKTRGLTLHHVDPLVRFKLDQRKPRKHVAHVSLHDPLVSSSALADFFIHQHQQNPYSLVFLADSVGYSLASYYTSLGLFVISVPGLWSLIKRSVKSKIVQKTFIGEGEKKAPNQVAGEILSFFTRNNFAVTDRGETITFEGQMVPSRGQAALLTFCTCISLASVALVLTITFPDIGNNWFLITILSPLAGVYYWTRASRKEQIKVKIIVADDGKLSEIVAQGDDQQVEQMRKELKFSEKGMVYVKGVFER; the protein is encoded by the exons ATGGTAGTAACTAAGGCATTGTTGGCCCCTCATCCACACCCTCTATGTTCCCTTCCAGTTTCTACCAAAACCAGAGGCCTCACCCTCCACCATGTAGACCCTTTGGTGAGGTTCAAGTTGGATCAGAGAAAGCCAAGGAAACATGTGGCTCATGTGTCACTCCATGACCCTTTGGTTTCTTCTTCTGCTCTTGCTGACTTCTTCATCCACCAACACCAGCAAAACCCTTATAgtcttgtgttcttggctgATAGTGTGGGCTACTCTTTGGCTAGCTATTACACTTCTTTGGGTCTCTTTGTAATCTCTGTGCCTGGCCTTTGGTCCCTCATTAAACGTTCTGTGAAGTCTAAG ATTGTGCAGAAGACGTTTATAGGTGAAGGTGAAAAGAAGGCACCGAATCAGGTTGCTGGGGAGATTTTATCGTTTTTCACTCGTAACAACTTTGCAGTGACTGATAGGGGAGAGACAATCAC GTTTGAAGGACAGATGGTTCCAAGCAGGGGTCAAGCTGCACTACTAACTTTCTGCACTTGCATCAGCTTGGCAAGCGTTGCCCTTGTGCTTACTATAACCTTCCCAGATATTGGCAACAACTGGTTTTTGATCACCATCTTAAGTCCACTGGC AGGCGTTTACTACTGGACTCGAGCATCCAGAAAGGAGCAGATTAAAGTGAAAATAATAGTTGCCGATGATGGAAAGTTATCAGAGATCGTTGCCCAAGGTGATGATCAACAGGTCGAACAAATGAGGAAGGAACTCAAATTCAGTGAAAAAGGAATGGTGTATGTTAAAGGCGTCTTTGAAAGATGA
- the LOC137837252 gene encoding cytochrome b-c1 complex subunit Rieske-4, mitochondrial-like, with product MFRLTAKRLSSLSSPSCRPYHAASAFLSPNVVVHDPRSLPSSHLTNFLLPFRGFTTESLIHTEKNSIIPDIPATIAAIKNPTSTIVYDEHNHERFPPGDPSKRAFAYFVLTGGRFAYASLVRLLVLKFVLSMSASKDVLALASLEVDLSSIEPGSTVTVKWRGKPVFIRRRTEDDIKLANSVDVLSLRDPQQDADRVKDPEWLIVVGVCTHLGCIPLPNAGDFGGWFCPCHESHYDISGRIRKGPAPYNLEVPTYSFLDENKLLIG from the exons ATGTTCAGGCTCACGGCAAAGAgactctcttctctctcttcgCCCTCGTGCCGACCCTACCACGCTGCTTCCGCTTTTCTCTCCCCAAACGTCGTCGTTCATGATCCCAGATCCCTGCCTTCCTCTCACCTCACCAATTTCCTTCTTCCCTTCAGAG GTTTTACTACTGAATCACTGATCCACACAGAAAAAAACAGCATTATTCCTGATATTCCAGCAACTATTGCTGCTATTAAGAACCCTACTTCTACGATTGTCTATGATGAGCACAACCATGAGAGGTTTCCCCCAGGTGACCCTAGCAAGAGGGCATTTGCTTACTTTGTCCTTACAGGTGGTAGGTTTGCTTATGCCTCTCTGGTCCGTCTCTTAGTCCTCAAGTTTGTGCTTAGCATGTCTGCTAGTAAGGATGTTCTTGCTCTGGCTTCACTTGAGGTTGATCTCTCCAGCATTGAGCCTGGCTCTACAGTGACCGTTAAGTGGCGTGGAAAACCGGTGTTCATCAGGCGCCGAACAGAGGACGATATCAAGCTGGCAAACAGTGTTGATGTGCTATCTCTTCGTGATCCCCAACAGGATGCAGATAGAGTGAAGGATCCAGAATGGCTCATCGTGGTTGGGGTTTGCACACATTTGGGCTGCATTCCATTGCCAAATGCTGGTGACTTTGGTGGGTGGTTTTGCCCATGCCATGAATCACATTATGATATTTCTGGCAGAATTAGGAAGGGACCAGCACCATACAACCTGGAGGTTCCTACCTATTCCTTCTTGGATGAGAACAAGTTATTGATTGGTTGA